A single region of the Larus michahellis chromosome W, bLarMic1.1, whole genome shotgun sequence genome encodes:
- the LOC141735601 gene encoding endogenous retrovirus group K member 7 Gag polyprotein-like codes for MGNQMSPAERDVYEVMKTLLRKHKKDISGQDLKIMLKWVQMKIPTVTASSIFTRELWDNVGVKLWDLATSGNAEAQRLLPWWRNIFEAIKAQKKGHKDSPDTKGEPSSAPPLLPPPLPPRRAKSPGPLKVCAAGYPPEEDPLDPGPVDPDKEPDLYPPDPHDTWANIRRQALKEGDLEIARTIVAPVIYQGRGVQWEALSFPVIKELRRTVTEHGLSSPYFASLLSSVFDTYVMTPHDLKSLAQLLLTPSQYSLWESHWRGGLQTLLNSYVGHNNAALAALTMEHLMGTGQHSNPAAQARDCPREALEAIREEAKKALLKIPDSSKPQKAFTSITQEPWEPYMQFIDRLKQALERQIDNTEAREILLLKLAVENANADCKKLLKSLPNPALTLVEMVEACNRIGTVDHKFEAMAAAFAAMRGMSGGGNCYGCGKPGHIKRNYLASNGGAKAQAPEICPRCRKGRHYANQCRSKYNFQGQPIQGNRLRSAGQRRAQTQVSSPVDRAMQMGVTSPQVFAQQQPVAPDWTWQPHTQ; via the coding sequence atggggaatcagatgtcccccgcagagagagacgtatatgaagttatgaaaacgctcctccggaaacataaaaaagatatttccgggcaggacttaaagattatgcttaagtgggtacaaatgaagatccccactgttacggcctccagtatttttacccgggaactttgggacaatgtgggggtaaagttgtgggacttagcgacgtcagggaatgccgaggctcagcgtttgcttccgtggtggagaaatatctttgaggctattaaggcacagaaaaagggccataaagactctccagatactaagggggaaccttcatcagctccgcctttgcttccccctccgctacctccgcgacgcgctaagtcgcccggacccttaaaggtctgtgccgcaggctaccctcctgaggaagatccgcttgacccggggcccgttgatcctgataaagagcctgacttgtacccccctgaccctcatgatacgtgggcgaatattagacgtcaagctttaaaagaaggtgacttggaaatagcgcgaacgatagtcgcccctgttatttatcaaggccggggagtgcagtgggaggctttgtccttcccggtgattaaagagctgcgccgtaccgtcacagaacacgggctctcttccccatattttgcgagcctgctgtcttctgtctttgatacgtatgttatgactccccatgatttaaaatcgctagcgcaattgttattaaccccttcccagtattccctgtgggagtcgcattggagggggggccttcaaactctcctcaacagctacgtgggtcataataatgctgctcttgccgcactgaccatggagcaccttatgggtacgggtcagcactctaatccagcggcacaggctcgagattgtccacgagaggccctggaagcgatccgcgaagaagcaaaaaaggctttacttaaaatacccgattccagtaaacctcaaaaggcattcacctctattacgcaggaaccttgggagccgtacatgcaattcattgatagacttaagcaagctttagaacgccaaatagataataccgaagctcgagaaattttgctattaaaattagcagttgaaaatgctaacgccgactgtaaaaaattacttaaatctctccctaacccagctctgactttggttgaaatggtagaggcttgtaatcgtatcggtactgtggaccataaatttgaagcgatggcagctgctttcgcagctatgagaggcatgtctgggggaggaaattgttacggttgtggtaaaccaggccatatcaaacgaaattatCTtgcttctaatgggggggctaaagcccaagcccctgagatctgtccccgatgcaggaaggggcgtcattatgctaatcaatgtcgttctaagtataattttcaagggcagccgatacagggaaaccgcttgcggagcgcggggcagcgacgcgcacagacacaagtatcgtcgccggtggatcgagccatgcagatgggtgtgacctcgccacaagtcttcgcccagcaacagccggtagcgccggattggacctggcaacctcacacgca